One part of the Phoenix dactylifera cultivar Barhee BC4 chromosome 4, palm_55x_up_171113_PBpolish2nd_filt_p, whole genome shotgun sequence genome encodes these proteins:
- the LOC103721089 gene encoding protein FAR1-RELATED SEQUENCE 5-like isoform X4, giving the protein MCHRIIRSFGLSTLYFHLLSWRQGMDSSGSSSDNESVETVEDSLSDKEKDDAEMDNMSQGPSTGENVVQKISQASKEGDSGSAVVKYTNNIDKSKANGNSQLEPEVGMVFHSEDQAYLFYNRYAHQKGFSVRMGHLGRRKDGTVRNRVFLCSNEGSRQEHTTHMTKKPREAVRTNCMARIEYKVSRDNVWVVSKIIFEHNHPLLRPHKAHLLRSHRKLLLAQRDGMPNAAEMGNDADNPAQALEFLVEEARDAETVGFLLKDQSSYLHTNRMRELEKGDAQVLLEFLKARQLEDPSFFYAIQLDDREQVTNFFWADARSILDFSYFGDVVLFDTTYRTNKGEIPFAPFIGINHHKQIVVFGAALLLDETTESFVWLFKTFMVAMSGRQPKTIFTDHFPALSRAISLTLPETCHRLCLWHILQNSAVHISHAYSSEPDFQKGFKNCIYEGGSEEDFHTRWVDLVNKYGLEGNAWLEDLYAIREKWALVYHKNSFCASMTTVKWSESMKNHFKKHFNRKLPLSKFLEQYQKSLVRFCEKELYEDYKSRQTKPVLLGDMPMLNEAAESYTRLVYNEFEDEIKSQLSCLCEQVGFDGTVDVYKVSLPEKHSYGIVEYNSSNFMVTCSCKKFETTGILCMHALKVLLLRSILSLPTRYILKRWTKYANVEAMSDRHRSIADTDGQEPLTLQYTRVCHKAISEDALQIFENELDKLMSGLENVLRIAPLSRQTDEEDVTVVDDMQRNALEGSKKRRGCKGRPKGGLEQKRNKKIQPTSSSVDIITQNQQSQNKTKTRKADVLGQAMVNESSNVPSYTPNGTTSCCTPIQMQPSGCTFFTQEVVMPAQESFTPSQGIFDHTMATQAVRNPSIAWCTPRGSVGVPMPIMQGQSNNFVGWMVQPRSVPNVSLSPHHLDEPMHSALPGQHQPSSRKLNFDINKGN; this is encoded by the exons tCATCGCATTATACGGAGCTTTGGATTGTCCACCCTTTATTTTCATCTTCTAAGCTGGAGACAAG GAATGGACTCATCTGGTTCTTCTTCAGATAATGAATCTGTGGAAACTGTTGAAGATTCTTTAAGTGATAAAGAAAAAGACGATGCAGAGATGGATAATATGTCACAGGGGCCTTCTACTGGAGAGAATGTTGTGCAGAAGATATCCCAAGCTTCAAAGGAAGGTGACTCTGGTTCTGCAGTTGTGAAATATACCAATAATATTGATAAATCAAAAGCCAATGGCAACTCACAGTTGGAGCCGGAAGTTGGTATGGTATTTCATTCAGAAGATcaagcatatttattttataatagaTATGCTCATCAGAAGGGTTTTAGTGTCCGGATGGGTCATCTTGGCCGAAGAAAAGATGGGACCGTACGGAATAGAGTTTTCTTGTGCAGCAATGAAGGCTCTCGTCAGGAGCATACTACACATATGACGAAGAAACCACGTGAAGCTGTGAGAACAAATTGCATGGCTCGTATTGAGTATAAAGTGAGTCGTGATAATGTATGGGTTGTGAGTAAAATCATCTTTGAACACAACCATCCACTCCTACGTCCGCATAAAGCACACTTGTTAAGGTCTCATAGGAAGTTATTGTTGGCTCAGCGTGATGGAATGCCAAATGCTGCAGAAATGGGTAATGATGCAGATAATCCTGCTCAAGCTTTGGAATTTCTGGTGGAAGAGGCTCGTGACGCTGAAACTGTTGGGTTTCTGCTGAAGGATCAAAGCAGCTATCTGCACACCAACAGGATGAGAGAACTTGAAAAGGGAGATGCTCAGGTTCTTTTAGAATTTTTGAAAGCCAGGCAGTTAGAGGATCCTTCCTTTTTTTATGCCATACAACTTGATGATAGAGAACAAGTGACCAACTTCTTTTGGGCAGATGCACGCTCTATACTTGATTTCTCCTACTTTGGTGATGTGGTCTTATTTGACACAACTTATAGGACGAACAAGGGTGAGATACCATTTGCACCATTCATTGGCATAAACCATCATAAGCAAATTGTGGTATTTGGTGCTGCTTTGTTATTGGATGAAACAACGGAATCATTTGTTTGGTTATTTAAAACCTTTATGGTAGCAATGTCTGGACGACAACCAAAGACAATCTTTACAGATCATTTCCCTGCATTGTCAAGGGCAATAAGTTTGACATTACCTGAGACATGTCACCGTCTTTGTTTGTGGCATATATTGCAAAATTCAGCGGTACATATTTCCCATGCATATAGCAGCGAGCCAGATTTTCAGAAGGGTTTCAAAAATTGCATCTATGAAGGTGGCTCCGAAGAGGATTTTCATACTCGATGGGTTGATTTGGTTAATAAGTATGGCCTTGAAGGAAATGCATGGTTGGAAGATTTATATGCAATACGAGAGAAATGGGCTCTGGTTTACCACAAAAATTCTTTTTGTGCTTCCATGACAACAGTGAAATGGAGTGAGAGCATGAAGAATCACTTTAAAAAGCATTTCAACAGGAAGCTGCCACTTTCCAAATTTTTAGAGCAGTATCAAAAGTCACTGGTTCGGTTTTGTGAGAAGGAACTCTATGAAGATTACAAATCAAGGCAAACTAAACCAGTTTTGCTGGGTGATATGCCCATGTTGAATGAAGCAGCAGAATCATATACAAGGCTGGTATATAATGAatttgaggatgagatcaagagTCAGCTTTCTTGTCTTTGTGAACAAGTTGGTTTTGACGGGACAGTAGATGTTTATAAAGTTTCCCTTCCTGAAAAACACAGTTATGGGATTGTTGAATATAACTCATCCAATTTCATGGTCACTTGTAGCTGCAAAAAGTTTGAGACTACTGGCAtcttatgcatgcatgcattaaAGGTTCTTCTCCTTCGGAGCATTCTTAGCCTCCCAACTCGGTATATACTAAAGAGGTGGACAAAATATGCGAATGTTGAGGCCATGTCTGATAGACATCGATCAATTGCTGACACTGATGGTCAAGAACCTCTGACACTGCAATATACCCGGGTATGCCATAAGGCAATTTCTGAGGACGCCTTACAAATATTTGAAAACGAACTCGATAAACTGATGTCGGGATTAGAAAATGTGTTGCGTATTGCTCCATTGAGTAGACagacagatgaggaagatgTGACTGTCGTTGATGATATGCAGCGGAATGCATTAGAAGGAAGTAAGAAAAGACGAGGCTGCAAAGGGCGCCCTAAGGGAGGACTTGAGCAGAAACGGAACAAGAAAATTCAACCCACTTCCAGTTCAGTTGACATCATTACCCAGAACCAGCAATCACAGAATAAGACGAAGACAA GAAAAGCTGATGTATTGGGTCAAGCTATGGTTAATGAGTCCTCAAATGTTCCTTCCTATACTCCGAATGGTACAACATCATGCTGTACCCCAATTCAAATGCAACCCTCAGGATGCACATTTTTTACTCAAGAGGTGGTCATGCCTGCTCAG GAATCATTTACACCCTCACAAGGTATATTTGACCATACAATGGCAACCCAAGCAGTAAGAAATCCTAGCATAGCATGGTGCACTCCTAGGGGCTCTGTTGGTGTTCCTATGCCAATCATGCAGGGACAATCCAACAATTTTGTTGGTTGGATGGTTCAACCTCGTAGTGTTCCAAATGTTTCCCTGTCCCCACATCATCTTGATGAACCAATG CATTCTGCTCTTCCGGGTCAACATCAGCCATCGTCCCGCAAGCTTAACTTTGATATAAACAAAG GTAACTGA
- the LOC103721089 gene encoding protein FAR1-RELATED SEQUENCE 5-like isoform X5, which translates to MDSSGSSSDNESVETVEDSLSDKEKDDAEMDNMSQGPSTGENVVQKISQASKEGDSGSAVVKYTNNIDKSKANGNSQLEPEVGMVFHSEDQAYLFYNRYAHQKGFSVRMGHLGRRKDGTVRNRVFLCSNEGSRQEHTTHMTKKPREAVRTNCMARIEYKVSRDNVWVVSKIIFEHNHPLLRPHKAHLLRSHRKLLLAQRDGMPNAAEMGNDADNPAQALEFLVEEARDAETVGFLLKDQSSYLHTNRMRELEKGDAQVLLEFLKARQLEDPSFFYAIQLDDREQVTNFFWADARSILDFSYFGDVVLFDTTYRTNKGEIPFAPFIGINHHKQIVVFGAALLLDETTESFVWLFKTFMVAMSGRQPKTIFTDHFPALSRAISLTLPETCHRLCLWHILQNSAVHISHAYSSEPDFQKGFKNCIYEGGSEEDFHTRWVDLVNKYGLEGNAWLEDLYAIREKWALVYHKNSFCASMTTVKWSESMKNHFKKHFNRKLPLSKFLEQYQKSLVRFCEKELYEDYKSRQTKPVLLGDMPMLNEAAESYTRLVYNEFEDEIKSQLSCLCEQVGFDGTVDVYKVSLPEKHSYGIVEYNSSNFMVTCSCKKFETTGILCMHALKVLLLRSILSLPTRYILKRWTKYANVEAMSDRHRSIADTDGQEPLTLQYTRVCHKAISEDALQIFENELDKLMSGLENVLRIAPLSRQTDEEDVTVVDDMQRNALEGSKKRRGCKGRPKGGLEQKRNKKIQPTSSSVDIITQNQQSQNKTKTRKADVLGQAMVNESSNVPSYTPNGTTSCCTPIQMQPSGCTFFTQEVVMPAQESFTPSQGIFDHTMATQAVRNPSIAWCTPRGSVGVPMPIMQGQSNNFVGWMVQPRSVPNVSLSPHHLDEPMHSALPGQHQPSSRKLNFDINKGFDLDRDRVDMGLT; encoded by the exons ATGGACTCATCTGGTTCTTCTTCAGATAATGAATCTGTGGAAACTGTTGAAGATTCTTTAAGTGATAAAGAAAAAGACGATGCAGAGATGGATAATATGTCACAGGGGCCTTCTACTGGAGAGAATGTTGTGCAGAAGATATCCCAAGCTTCAAAGGAAGGTGACTCTGGTTCTGCAGTTGTGAAATATACCAATAATATTGATAAATCAAAAGCCAATGGCAACTCACAGTTGGAGCCGGAAGTTGGTATGGTATTTCATTCAGAAGATcaagcatatttattttataatagaTATGCTCATCAGAAGGGTTTTAGTGTCCGGATGGGTCATCTTGGCCGAAGAAAAGATGGGACCGTACGGAATAGAGTTTTCTTGTGCAGCAATGAAGGCTCTCGTCAGGAGCATACTACACATATGACGAAGAAACCACGTGAAGCTGTGAGAACAAATTGCATGGCTCGTATTGAGTATAAAGTGAGTCGTGATAATGTATGGGTTGTGAGTAAAATCATCTTTGAACACAACCATCCACTCCTACGTCCGCATAAAGCACACTTGTTAAGGTCTCATAGGAAGTTATTGTTGGCTCAGCGTGATGGAATGCCAAATGCTGCAGAAATGGGTAATGATGCAGATAATCCTGCTCAAGCTTTGGAATTTCTGGTGGAAGAGGCTCGTGACGCTGAAACTGTTGGGTTTCTGCTGAAGGATCAAAGCAGCTATCTGCACACCAACAGGATGAGAGAACTTGAAAAGGGAGATGCTCAGGTTCTTTTAGAATTTTTGAAAGCCAGGCAGTTAGAGGATCCTTCCTTTTTTTATGCCATACAACTTGATGATAGAGAACAAGTGACCAACTTCTTTTGGGCAGATGCACGCTCTATACTTGATTTCTCCTACTTTGGTGATGTGGTCTTATTTGACACAACTTATAGGACGAACAAGGGTGAGATACCATTTGCACCATTCATTGGCATAAACCATCATAAGCAAATTGTGGTATTTGGTGCTGCTTTGTTATTGGATGAAACAACGGAATCATTTGTTTGGTTATTTAAAACCTTTATGGTAGCAATGTCTGGACGACAACCAAAGACAATCTTTACAGATCATTTCCCTGCATTGTCAAGGGCAATAAGTTTGACATTACCTGAGACATGTCACCGTCTTTGTTTGTGGCATATATTGCAAAATTCAGCGGTACATATTTCCCATGCATATAGCAGCGAGCCAGATTTTCAGAAGGGTTTCAAAAATTGCATCTATGAAGGTGGCTCCGAAGAGGATTTTCATACTCGATGGGTTGATTTGGTTAATAAGTATGGCCTTGAAGGAAATGCATGGTTGGAAGATTTATATGCAATACGAGAGAAATGGGCTCTGGTTTACCACAAAAATTCTTTTTGTGCTTCCATGACAACAGTGAAATGGAGTGAGAGCATGAAGAATCACTTTAAAAAGCATTTCAACAGGAAGCTGCCACTTTCCAAATTTTTAGAGCAGTATCAAAAGTCACTGGTTCGGTTTTGTGAGAAGGAACTCTATGAAGATTACAAATCAAGGCAAACTAAACCAGTTTTGCTGGGTGATATGCCCATGTTGAATGAAGCAGCAGAATCATATACAAGGCTGGTATATAATGAatttgaggatgagatcaagagTCAGCTTTCTTGTCTTTGTGAACAAGTTGGTTTTGACGGGACAGTAGATGTTTATAAAGTTTCCCTTCCTGAAAAACACAGTTATGGGATTGTTGAATATAACTCATCCAATTTCATGGTCACTTGTAGCTGCAAAAAGTTTGAGACTACTGGCAtcttatgcatgcatgcattaaAGGTTCTTCTCCTTCGGAGCATTCTTAGCCTCCCAACTCGGTATATACTAAAGAGGTGGACAAAATATGCGAATGTTGAGGCCATGTCTGATAGACATCGATCAATTGCTGACACTGATGGTCAAGAACCTCTGACACTGCAATATACCCGGGTATGCCATAAGGCAATTTCTGAGGACGCCTTACAAATATTTGAAAACGAACTCGATAAACTGATGTCGGGATTAGAAAATGTGTTGCGTATTGCTCCATTGAGTAGACagacagatgaggaagatgTGACTGTCGTTGATGATATGCAGCGGAATGCATTAGAAGGAAGTAAGAAAAGACGAGGCTGCAAAGGGCGCCCTAAGGGAGGACTTGAGCAGAAACGGAACAAGAAAATTCAACCCACTTCCAGTTCAGTTGACATCATTACCCAGAACCAGCAATCACAGAATAAGACGAAGACAA GAAAAGCTGATGTATTGGGTCAAGCTATGGTTAATGAGTCCTCAAATGTTCCTTCCTATACTCCGAATGGTACAACATCATGCTGTACCCCAATTCAAATGCAACCCTCAGGATGCACATTTTTTACTCAAGAGGTGGTCATGCCTGCTCAG GAATCATTTACACCCTCACAAGGTATATTTGACCATACAATGGCAACCCAAGCAGTAAGAAATCCTAGCATAGCATGGTGCACTCCTAGGGGCTCTGTTGGTGTTCCTATGCCAATCATGCAGGGACAATCCAACAATTTTGTTGGTTGGATGGTTCAACCTCGTAGTGTTCCAAATGTTTCCCTGTCCCCACATCATCTTGATGAACCAATG CATTCTGCTCTTCCGGGTCAACATCAGCCATCGTCCCGCAAGCTTAACTTTGATATAAACAAAG GATTTGACCTGGACAGAGATCGGGTTGATATGGGCCTTACCTAA
- the LOC103721089 gene encoding protein FAR1-RELATED SEQUENCE 5-like isoform X6 → MDNMSQGPSTGENVVQKISQASKEGDSGSAVVKYTNNIDKSKANGNSQLEPEVGMVFHSEDQAYLFYNRYAHQKGFSVRMGHLGRRKDGTVRNRVFLCSNEGSRQEHTTHMTKKPREAVRTNCMARIEYKVSRDNVWVVSKIIFEHNHPLLRPHKAHLLRSHRKLLLAQRDGMPNAAEMGNDADNPAQALEFLVEEARDAETVGFLLKDQSSYLHTNRMRELEKGDAQVLLEFLKARQLEDPSFFYAIQLDDREQVTNFFWADARSILDFSYFGDVVLFDTTYRTNKGEIPFAPFIGINHHKQIVVFGAALLLDETTESFVWLFKTFMVAMSGRQPKTIFTDHFPALSRAISLTLPETCHRLCLWHILQNSAVHISHAYSSEPDFQKGFKNCIYEGGSEEDFHTRWVDLVNKYGLEGNAWLEDLYAIREKWALVYHKNSFCASMTTVKWSESMKNHFKKHFNRKLPLSKFLEQYQKSLVRFCEKELYEDYKSRQTKPVLLGDMPMLNEAAESYTRLVYNEFEDEIKSQLSCLCEQVGFDGTVDVYKVSLPEKHSYGIVEYNSSNFMVTCSCKKFETTGILCMHALKVLLLRSILSLPTRYILKRWTKYANVEAMSDRHRSIADTDGQEPLTLQYTRVCHKAISEDALQIFENELDKLMSGLENVLRIAPLSRQTDEEDVTVVDDMQRNALEGSKKRRGCKGRPKGGLEQKRNKKIQPTSSSVDIITQNQQSQNKTKTRKADVLGQAMVNESSNVPSYTPNGTTSCCTPIQMQPSGCTFFTQEVVMPAQESFTPSQGIFDHTMATQAVRNPSIAWCTPRGSVGVPMPIMQGQSNNFVGWMVQPRSVPNVSLSPHHLDEPMHSALPGQHQPSSRKLNFDINKGFDLDRDRVDMGLT, encoded by the exons ATGGATAATATGTCACAGGGGCCTTCTACTGGAGAGAATGTTGTGCAGAAGATATCCCAAGCTTCAAAGGAAGGTGACTCTGGTTCTGCAGTTGTGAAATATACCAATAATATTGATAAATCAAAAGCCAATGGCAACTCACAGTTGGAGCCGGAAGTTGGTATGGTATTTCATTCAGAAGATcaagcatatttattttataatagaTATGCTCATCAGAAGGGTTTTAGTGTCCGGATGGGTCATCTTGGCCGAAGAAAAGATGGGACCGTACGGAATAGAGTTTTCTTGTGCAGCAATGAAGGCTCTCGTCAGGAGCATACTACACATATGACGAAGAAACCACGTGAAGCTGTGAGAACAAATTGCATGGCTCGTATTGAGTATAAAGTGAGTCGTGATAATGTATGGGTTGTGAGTAAAATCATCTTTGAACACAACCATCCACTCCTACGTCCGCATAAAGCACACTTGTTAAGGTCTCATAGGAAGTTATTGTTGGCTCAGCGTGATGGAATGCCAAATGCTGCAGAAATGGGTAATGATGCAGATAATCCTGCTCAAGCTTTGGAATTTCTGGTGGAAGAGGCTCGTGACGCTGAAACTGTTGGGTTTCTGCTGAAGGATCAAAGCAGCTATCTGCACACCAACAGGATGAGAGAACTTGAAAAGGGAGATGCTCAGGTTCTTTTAGAATTTTTGAAAGCCAGGCAGTTAGAGGATCCTTCCTTTTTTTATGCCATACAACTTGATGATAGAGAACAAGTGACCAACTTCTTTTGGGCAGATGCACGCTCTATACTTGATTTCTCCTACTTTGGTGATGTGGTCTTATTTGACACAACTTATAGGACGAACAAGGGTGAGATACCATTTGCACCATTCATTGGCATAAACCATCATAAGCAAATTGTGGTATTTGGTGCTGCTTTGTTATTGGATGAAACAACGGAATCATTTGTTTGGTTATTTAAAACCTTTATGGTAGCAATGTCTGGACGACAACCAAAGACAATCTTTACAGATCATTTCCCTGCATTGTCAAGGGCAATAAGTTTGACATTACCTGAGACATGTCACCGTCTTTGTTTGTGGCATATATTGCAAAATTCAGCGGTACATATTTCCCATGCATATAGCAGCGAGCCAGATTTTCAGAAGGGTTTCAAAAATTGCATCTATGAAGGTGGCTCCGAAGAGGATTTTCATACTCGATGGGTTGATTTGGTTAATAAGTATGGCCTTGAAGGAAATGCATGGTTGGAAGATTTATATGCAATACGAGAGAAATGGGCTCTGGTTTACCACAAAAATTCTTTTTGTGCTTCCATGACAACAGTGAAATGGAGTGAGAGCATGAAGAATCACTTTAAAAAGCATTTCAACAGGAAGCTGCCACTTTCCAAATTTTTAGAGCAGTATCAAAAGTCACTGGTTCGGTTTTGTGAGAAGGAACTCTATGAAGATTACAAATCAAGGCAAACTAAACCAGTTTTGCTGGGTGATATGCCCATGTTGAATGAAGCAGCAGAATCATATACAAGGCTGGTATATAATGAatttgaggatgagatcaagagTCAGCTTTCTTGTCTTTGTGAACAAGTTGGTTTTGACGGGACAGTAGATGTTTATAAAGTTTCCCTTCCTGAAAAACACAGTTATGGGATTGTTGAATATAACTCATCCAATTTCATGGTCACTTGTAGCTGCAAAAAGTTTGAGACTACTGGCAtcttatgcatgcatgcattaaAGGTTCTTCTCCTTCGGAGCATTCTTAGCCTCCCAACTCGGTATATACTAAAGAGGTGGACAAAATATGCGAATGTTGAGGCCATGTCTGATAGACATCGATCAATTGCTGACACTGATGGTCAAGAACCTCTGACACTGCAATATACCCGGGTATGCCATAAGGCAATTTCTGAGGACGCCTTACAAATATTTGAAAACGAACTCGATAAACTGATGTCGGGATTAGAAAATGTGTTGCGTATTGCTCCATTGAGTAGACagacagatgaggaagatgTGACTGTCGTTGATGATATGCAGCGGAATGCATTAGAAGGAAGTAAGAAAAGACGAGGCTGCAAAGGGCGCCCTAAGGGAGGACTTGAGCAGAAACGGAACAAGAAAATTCAACCCACTTCCAGTTCAGTTGACATCATTACCCAGAACCAGCAATCACAGAATAAGACGAAGACAA GAAAAGCTGATGTATTGGGTCAAGCTATGGTTAATGAGTCCTCAAATGTTCCTTCCTATACTCCGAATGGTACAACATCATGCTGTACCCCAATTCAAATGCAACCCTCAGGATGCACATTTTTTACTCAAGAGGTGGTCATGCCTGCTCAG GAATCATTTACACCCTCACAAGGTATATTTGACCATACAATGGCAACCCAAGCAGTAAGAAATCCTAGCATAGCATGGTGCACTCCTAGGGGCTCTGTTGGTGTTCCTATGCCAATCATGCAGGGACAATCCAACAATTTTGTTGGTTGGATGGTTCAACCTCGTAGTGTTCCAAATGTTTCCCTGTCCCCACATCATCTTGATGAACCAATG CATTCTGCTCTTCCGGGTCAACATCAGCCATCGTCCCGCAAGCTTAACTTTGATATAAACAAAG GATTTGACCTGGACAGAGATCGGGTTGATATGGGCCTTACCTAA